The following DNA comes from Chromatiales bacterium.
CGAGTCCCCGGCCACGTAGAGGCGCTGGTGCGCAAGCTCATGGAAGATCAGCGCGGCAACCTGTGCCTCGGACCAGCCACTGACCGTGCTCGGCAATGGATCGTCGAACCAGCCGAGCGTCGAGTAGGCCGCGGCCCCGAGCACGGCGACGTCCAGCCCCTGCGCTGCGAGCGTTTCGCCATAGCCGGCCGCGGTGTTGCGGTCGAAGAATCCGCGATAGGCGGCGCAGCCGATGACGGGATAGCACCACTGTTTTGGCGCCACGGAGAACTCCGGCGCGGCGACCACTGAATACACGACCGACTCGCGATTGATCTGCGCATAGCAGGTGTAGCTGCCATTGTCGGGCAGCGCGAGTGCCTCGCTCGCGAACTGGCGCACGGCCTTGGCAAAGACCAGACGTTCGCGCAGATCCGCCGGCGTCTTGTCATCGGCGAGCAGCTCATCGATAGGGCGGGCGCGCGCCATCAGCGCGAAATGCCCGCGGATCGACTGCGCGTAGTAGCCGATGGTCTCGCATCCGGTCGCGGCCAGTGCGAGCACCAGCAGCGCGACTCGCGAAGCGCGCGCGGGACCGACGCGCACCAGATTCCCGGGCCGGTGAATCAAGCGAACTCGGCGACGACAGGGGCGTGATCGGACGGGCGTTCGAGCCGGCGCGGCTCGACGTCGATCAGGCAGGAGCGGCAGCCATCGAGCAGTGGATTCGACGCCAGGATCAGATCGATGCGCAGGCCGCGATTGCGCCGAAACCCGGCGGCGCGATAGTCCCACCAGCTGAAGCTGTTCTCCGGCTGCTCGAAGCGACGAAAGCAGTCGGCCAGACCAAGCTCCAGCATGCGCGACAAAGCGGCGCGTTCCGGCCCCGAACAGAGAATCCGGTCACGCCACTCCTGCGGGTCGTGCACATCGGCATCCGCCGGCGCGATATTGAAATCGCCGAGCACGACCATGCGCGGATAACGCTCGATCTCCACGCGCAGCCAGGCGGTCACGGCCGCGAGCCAATCGAGCTTGAAGCGGTACTTGTCGCTGTCGACCTCCAGCCCGTTGACCACGTACAGATTGACGACACGCACGCCGCCGACCGTCGTTGCGAGGATGCGGCGCTGTTCGGATTCCACCCCCGGCGGATCGGTGACGACCTCGACCGGCTGCTCACGCGCGACAACCGCGACGCCGTTGTAGGTCTTCTGACCCGAATACACCACGCGATAACCGGCGTCCGCGAATGCCTGTGCCGGGAATGCGTCATCGGTGAGCTTGGTTTCCTGCAGGGCAAGCACGTCCGGCTCATTCATCGCGAGCCAGTCGAGCACGTGCTGCAAGCGAACCTTGAGCGAATTGACGTTCCAGGTCGCGATCTTCAAGGCATCGGGCTCACAGGCGATAGCCACCGTGACGACGGCGGTTCGCCGAATCCACGATCCAGGCCCCGATCACCATGCCGATGAGCAGCATCACGGCGGCGGCGAGCCCGTACACCCAGACCGGCGCATCGCGCAGATCAACGGCATTGTCCGAACCCGACCCGTCGGTAACCGGCGCGACCTCGACCTCGGCGACTGCCGCATCAGCGACTTCGGCGCTGGCGGGCTTTTCCGGCGCGCCAGTGGCAAGCTGTTTCTCCAGCGCCGAGACCTGCTCGCGCAGCTTGCCGTTCTCCGCCTGCAACGCCAGCACGGCGCCGCGTGCCGGCCTTTCGTCCGTGACAAAGCGTTTTTCGATCCAGCCCTCGGCGCCATCCACGAGCCTCACCTTGAGCACGCTTTCGGCGCGATCGACGATCTCCATCGGCGTGCCGCTGGTCAGCGCACGCACCGGCTTGCCCTTGAGGGATTCGCTTTCGAACAGGCCCGCCACGAGCTGGTCGGTCACGTAGGCCGCGCGCGCACCGCCGGCAAGCACCAGCAACGCCAGCGCCAGTCGCGGCAGCGCTCTGATCACGCGGCGATTCCGCTGTGACGCAGCAATGCGTCGATGTTCGGCTCGCGGCCACGGAACGCGACAAAATGCTCCAGTGCATCGCGCGAGCCGCCGCGCTCAAGCACCTCGCGCAGGAAACGTTCACCGGTGCCCGGATCGAAGATGCCGTTCTCCTCGAATGCGCTGAAGGCATCGCTCGACAGCACTTCGGCCCACTTGTAGCTGTAGTAACCGGCCGCATAGCCGCCCGCAAAGACATGCGTGAAGCTGTTTGCGAAACGGTTGTAGGGGGGCGGTTTCAGCACCGCGACCTCGCTGCGTACCTCACCGAGCAGGCGCTCGATGAACCCGGGTTCACCGGCCACAAATTCGTGGTGGATCCGAAAATCAAACAGCGCAAACTCCAGCTGACGCAGCAGCTGCATGCCGGACTGGAAGTTCTTCGCGGCACGCATGCGTGTATAGAGCGCCTCGGGCAGGCGATCACCGCTCTGGTAGTGGCGCGCAAACAGGTCCAGCGCCTCGCGCTCCCAGCACCAGTTCTCCATGAACTGGCTCGGCAGTTCGACCGCATCCCATTCCACGCCGTTGATGCCGGAGATCGACGGCCAGTCGATCTGGGTCAGCATGTGATGCAGGCCGTGACCGAATTCGTGGAACAGGGTCTCGACCTCGTCGTGGGTCAGCAGGGCCGGATCGTCGCCCACCGGCGGCGTGAAGTTGCACACGAGATAGGCGACCGGCGTCTGCACGCGGTCACCGTCACGCATGCGCACCGCGCATTCATCCATCCACGCCCCGCCGCGCTTTTTGGCGCGTGCGAACGGATCCAGGAAAAACCGTGCGCGGCGCGCACCGCTTGCGTCGACGAGTTCGTACAGACGCAGGTCACGGTGGTAGGAATCGAAGTCCTCGATCGCCCGCACGCGCACGCCATACAGTCGCTCGACGATCGCGAACAGCCCGTCGAGCACGGCCGGCAGCGGGAAATACGGGCGCAGGTCTTCCTGGCTGATCGAGTAACGCGCCTCGCGCAGCTTTTCACTGTAAAAGGCCAGGTCCCAGGGCTCGAGTTCGGTCGCGCCGAATTCCTCGCGTGCGAACTCGCGCAATTCGGCGAGATCGCGCTCGGCGACCGGGCGAGCGCGCGCGGCAAGGTCGTGCAG
Coding sequences within:
- a CDS encoding aminopeptidase, producing the protein MRVGPARASRVALLVLALAATGCETIGYYAQSIRGHFALMARARPIDELLADDKTPADLRERLVFAKAVRQFASEALALPDNGSYTCYAQINRESVVYSVVAAPEFSVAPKQWCYPVIGCAAYRGFFDRNTAAGYGETLAAQGLDVAVLGAAAYSTLGWFDDPLPSTVSGWSEAQVAALIFHELAHQRLYVAGDSAFNEAFATVVANVGVERWYRAQGNLAAFERWRAHNDTMRRFTARVLETRAALSKVYASAGTGDEMRAAKRTEFERLRADLESGRLGDGMATSFASWAGGAPNNAHLASIATYHELEAPLEALLESLHGDLPRFYESAASLSTPSSASAEQRVR
- the xth gene encoding exodeoxyribonuclease III, which codes for MKIATWNVNSLKVRLQHVLDWLAMNEPDVLALQETKLTDDAFPAQAFADAGYRVVYSGQKTYNGVAVVAREQPVEVVTDPPGVESEQRRILATTVGGVRVVNLYVVNGLEVDSDKYRFKLDWLAAVTAWLRVEIERYPRMVVLGDFNIAPADADVHDPQEWRDRILCSGPERAALSRMLELGLADCFRRFEQPENSFSWWDYRAAGFRRNRGLRIDLILASNPLLDGCRSCLIDVEPRRLERPSDHAPVVAEFA
- a CDS encoding M3 family metallopeptidase; protein product: MDNPLLSFDDLPPFSAIRPEHVLPALETVLADARARLDALLEAGDYSWETLVHPIELMDERLSRTWSPVGHLNAVRNSEALREAYNAGLPILTEYWSERGQNRRLYEAVAAVREGEGDRLEPGQLRLLDNALRDFRLAGVDLPEAERTRFKAVRQELSQLTSAYSDAVLDATQAWTLTITDEARLAGLPETARALARQNATEREVEGWLFTLDFPSYFPVLAYAQDRELRREMYQAYVTRASDQGPNAGKFDNAPRMLRILELRHELAHLAGFERYADYSLATKMARSAEDVFAFLHDLAARARPVAERDLAELREFAREEFGATELEPWDLAFYSEKLREARYSISQEDLRPYFPLPAVLDGLFAIVERLYGVRVRAIEDFDSYHRDLRLYELVDASGARRARFFLDPFARAKKRGGAWMDECAVRMRDGDRVQTPVAYLVCNFTPPVGDDPALLTHDEVETLFHEFGHGLHHMLTQIDWPSISGINGVEWDAVELPSQFMENWCWEREALDLFARHYQSGDRLPEALYTRMRAAKNFQSGMQLLRQLEFALFDFRIHHEFVAGEPGFIERLLGEVRSEVAVLKPPPYNRFANSFTHVFAGGYAAGYYSYKWAEVLSSDAFSAFEENGIFDPGTGERFLREVLERGGSRDALEHFVAFRGREPNIDALLRHSGIAA